Proteins encoded together in one Orrella marina window:
- a CDS encoding TRAP transporter permease has product MPPFIWPALGVVSIAFHLWLVFAGLIPNLVSRPLHMALAIPWIMLWRPHSQRADPWSWLLCIVGVGACLWVAIEQNNLADQYGSLCGAEQTIMAVILILVALEMARRAVGWPMPLIAAVTLLYGVFGDRIPGEFGHGGMPLQSFLGTLVITEGGLWGSLTGVSVSIVAIFVIFGAVLNAGQAGAGFMNIASAVAGRLTGGAAKVSVISSAMFGSISGSASANVASTGAITLPAMRRLGYPPSLAGAVEAVASSGGQIMPPLMGAGAFVMVELTGVPYDHIMLAALPAALLYFFAVWMGVNAFAKRYDLPNIPKEDRPELKLVLITTAFFMVPFTVLLYGMFGLEVTPQYAACLAILVATLLLLTDDRFQIEPHAILKRLEHATISSGQQISMIASIILCASLIIGVLGMTGLGVKITSIILSGSGGMLWPAVLLTALTCLLLGMEVPTTAAYVICVSVAGPALTELGLGTLQTHLFVFWFALLSTITPPVCGAVFIAAGMVQENWLKVAWKAMALGIGLYMIPLAMISTPDLIELRNNPLAALLAMGKTGLATTLAGYGVIAPGSWLRRLALFITGFVVLLVPMTF; this is encoded by the coding sequence ATGCCACCATTCATCTGGCCAGCATTAGGCGTCGTCAGCATTGCCTTCCATCTTTGGCTGGTTTTTGCGGGACTGATCCCAAACCTGGTCAGTCGTCCTCTGCACATGGCGCTTGCCATACCCTGGATCATGCTCTGGAGACCACACAGCCAGCGAGCCGATCCATGGAGCTGGTTACTCTGCATAGTGGGCGTTGGTGCCTGCCTCTGGGTAGCGATTGAACAAAACAATCTCGCTGACCAGTATGGCAGTCTGTGCGGTGCTGAACAGACCATCATGGCTGTAATCCTGATTCTCGTCGCACTCGAAATGGCGCGTCGGGCGGTCGGCTGGCCAATGCCACTGATTGCAGCTGTCACACTGCTGTATGGAGTCTTCGGGGACAGAATTCCTGGGGAGTTTGGCCATGGTGGCATGCCTTTGCAGAGTTTTCTGGGGACACTGGTCATCACTGAAGGCGGTCTCTGGGGCAGCCTGACGGGTGTATCTGTCTCAATTGTCGCAATATTTGTCATCTTCGGCGCAGTTCTCAACGCTGGCCAGGCCGGCGCTGGCTTCATGAACATCGCATCGGCGGTCGCCGGACGACTGACTGGTGGCGCGGCAAAAGTTTCAGTCATTTCGTCTGCCATGTTTGGATCCATTTCAGGATCGGCATCCGCAAACGTTGCATCGACCGGCGCCATCACCTTGCCCGCTATGCGCAGGTTAGGCTATCCCCCATCTCTGGCTGGCGCTGTGGAAGCCGTCGCATCCTCTGGCGGGCAGATCATGCCGCCATTGATGGGTGCCGGTGCATTTGTCATGGTCGAGCTGACCGGTGTTCCTTATGATCACATCATGCTGGCCGCGCTACCGGCCGCATTGTTGTATTTCTTCGCGGTGTGGATGGGCGTGAACGCCTTTGCCAAACGCTACGATCTACCCAACATCCCGAAAGAAGACCGTCCGGAATTGAAGCTGGTTCTGATCACCACGGCTTTCTTCATGGTGCCGTTTACCGTCCTGCTCTATGGCATGTTCGGACTTGAAGTCACGCCTCAATACGCGGCCTGCCTGGCAATCCTTGTTGCGACGCTTCTGCTGCTGACAGATGACCGATTCCAGATCGAACCGCACGCCATCCTGAAGCGACTCGAACATGCCACGATCAGCTCTGGACAGCAGATTTCCATGATCGCCTCGATCATTCTCTGTGCCTCGCTCATTATTGGCGTACTAGGCATGACAGGGCTTGGCGTCAAGATCACATCGATCATCCTGTCCGGATCGGGTGGCATGCTATGGCCTGCAGTTTTACTGACTGCACTGACATGCCTTTTGCTGGGAATGGAAGTCCCGACCACCGCCGCCTATGTCATCTGCGTTTCGGTAGCAGGACCCGCGTTGACCGAGCTGGGGCTTGGGACACTGCAAACGCACCTGTTTGTGTTCTGGTTCGCCCTGCTTTCAACAATCACACCTCCCGTTTGTGGCGCAGTCTTCATTGCAGCTGGCATGGTTCAGGAAAACTGGCTCAAAGTGGCCTGGAAAGCCATGGCACTCGGTATTGGCCTGTACATGATTCCCCTGGCAATGATTTCCACACCGGACCTCATCGAACTGAGAAACAACCCGCTTGCCGCGCTACTGGCAATGGGCAAGACTGGTCTGGCTACCACACTGGCAGGCTATGGTGTGATCGCCCCTGGCTCATGGCTCAGACGTCTTGCACTGTTCATTACCGGATTCGTTGTGTTGCTGGTTCCAATGACCTTCTGA
- a CDS encoding DUF4870 family protein has translation MSQQQSSNKTITHVIYALYALGLILGLSPLVAIIMNYVKRGDVSGTWLESHFVWQIRTFWYAFAGGVIGALTIVILIGYIIIPIVGIWYVYRIVKGWLYLVDDKPMSMSGSLL, from the coding sequence ATGTCTCAACAGCAGTCATCCAATAAGACCATTACCCATGTCATCTATGCGCTTTACGCCCTGGGGCTGATTCTCGGGTTGTCTCCGCTTGTTGCAATCATCATGAACTACGTTAAGCGAGGGGATGTTTCTGGTACTTGGCTCGAGAGCCACTTTGTATGGCAAATTAGGACTTTCTGGTATGCATTCGCAGGTGGTGTGATCGGAGCGCTCACAATTGTCATTCTCATCGGTTACATCATTATCCCGATTGTGGGTATCTGGTATGTGTACCGGATTGTCAAAGGGTGGTTGTACCTCGTGGACGACAAACCCATGAGCATGTCGGGAAGTCTCCTGTAA
- a CDS encoding MFS transporter has product MFATIASFSSLFLSTLVMLMGIGLFNVYVGLRLSELNISEVWIGAVISAYYLGLVFGGRLGHKMIVRVGHVRAFAAGAAAATVMVLLQTLIQDIYALLLFRAVAGAAMAVQLMVIESWLNEQIENESRGSIFAVYLVMSGLGTAIGQMLITFYPSLDLRPLTLVAICHVVGLIPIVWTVRLHPAPQLPAPLDMRFFFYRVPAALATMVLSGGISSAFYSLAPVYIVGQSLSTNDVAAFMSIAVIAGLVAQWPIGWLSDRVSRTRLIQINGGILCAVTLVLWGWFQLPFWVYMVVAAVSGVTQFTLYALAMSYANDMVTPDRRVSLAAVLLIAYGFGACVGPLLAGGVMRLAGTHMFYVYMTVCSVLLILSVRFLGRSRANVSTAVIQ; this is encoded by the coding sequence ATGTTCGCTACCATCGCATCCTTCTCATCGCTATTTCTTTCCACCCTCGTCATGCTGATGGGCATTGGTCTGTTCAATGTCTACGTTGGCTTGCGCCTGTCGGAACTGAATATCAGCGAGGTCTGGATCGGTGCAGTGATCTCGGCCTATTATCTGGGACTTGTGTTTGGCGGACGACTGGGTCATAAAATGATCGTCAGGGTCGGACACGTCCGTGCATTCGCCGCAGGGGCTGCAGCCGCGACGGTCATGGTGCTGCTGCAGACTCTTATTCAGGATATTTACGCATTGCTGCTGTTCCGTGCGGTTGCCGGGGCGGCGATGGCTGTGCAACTCATGGTGATTGAAAGCTGGTTGAACGAGCAGATCGAGAATGAAAGCCGGGGCAGTATTTTTGCGGTGTATCTGGTCATGTCAGGCCTTGGTACAGCGATCGGTCAGATGCTGATCACATTCTATCCGTCACTGGATTTACGGCCATTGACACTTGTCGCCATTTGCCATGTGGTGGGACTGATTCCAATTGTCTGGACGGTTCGACTGCACCCGGCTCCCCAGCTACCGGCTCCACTGGATATGCGTTTCTTTTTTTACAGGGTGCCGGCAGCACTTGCGACCATGGTTCTGTCGGGTGGGATTTCATCGGCCTTCTATTCGCTGGCGCCGGTTTACATTGTGGGACAGTCTCTCTCGACCAACGATGTGGCAGCCTTTATGTCGATTGCCGTGATTGCGGGTCTGGTCGCGCAGTGGCCGATCGGGTGGCTTTCCGACCGGGTTTCGAGGACTCGTCTGATCCAGATCAATGGTGGAATTCTATGTGCGGTCACGTTGGTGTTGTGGGGGTGGTTCCAGCTTCCCTTCTGGGTCTATATGGTCGTCGCAGCCGTCAGCGGTGTGACACAATTTACTCTCTACGCATTGGCGATGTCCTATGCGAATGATATGGTGACTCCTGATCGTCGAGTCAGTCTCGCTGCAGTCCTGTTAATCGCATATGGCTTTGGAGCCTGTGTGGGGCCATTGCTGGCAGGTGGTGTGATGAGACTTGCCGGTACACACATGTTTTATGTTTACATGACAGTTTGCAGCGTCCTGCTGATTCTGTCGGTTAGGTTCCTAGGGAGATCGAGAGCCAATGTCTCAACAGCAGTCATCCAATAA
- a CDS encoding peroxiredoxin produces MTIKVGDKLPDGTLTEYIETASEGCSIGPQAFKVSDLVKGKKIVIFAVPGAFTPTCSAKHLPGFVQHHDAFKAKGVDEIWCVAVNDAFVMGAWGRDQKAGDKVRMMADGGATWTKALGLDMDLTERGMGVRSKRYAAIVEDGFVKALEVEAPGAFEVSAAEAVLKQV; encoded by the coding sequence ATGACTATCAAAGTGGGCGACAAGCTGCCCGACGGAACCTTGACCGAGTACATCGAAACCGCTTCAGAGGGCTGCTCAATCGGCCCTCAGGCGTTCAAGGTGTCCGACCTCGTGAAAGGCAAGAAGATTGTCATCTTCGCAGTGCCGGGAGCATTCACACCGACATGTTCGGCCAAGCACCTCCCGGGATTCGTGCAACACCACGATGCGTTCAAGGCAAAGGGTGTGGACGAGATCTGGTGTGTGGCAGTCAATGATGCTTTCGTCATGGGTGCATGGGGACGCGATCAGAAGGCTGGGGACAAAGTGCGCATGATGGCTGATGGCGGTGCCACATGGACCAAGGCACTCGGACTTGACATGGATCTGACTGAGCGCGGTATGGGTGTGCGTTCCAAGCGCTACGCTGCAATCGTGGAGGACGGCTTTGTCAAGGCGCTCGAAGTAGAAGCGCCGGGAGCTTTCGAAGTCAGTGCTGCAGAGGCTGTTCTCAAGCAGGTCTGA
- a CDS encoding SulP family inorganic anion transporter — translation MIKQRLTKIFGEWVLDVNARSLRVDMTAGLLGAVLVLPQAIAFAMLAGLPAEYGLYTAIIPCIIAALFGSSRHVMSGPTNANSLALFAMLTPLAVAGSSQYIQLALIVTVLVGLIQAAIGLLKLGSLANFISPAVLGGFTSGAAMLIAVHAIGSGLGISDASVHGTWPTLQHYVRHIDQVHWGTLIVALLTGIGALLVKRFLGMRWPFMLVGLIAGAVAGVLLNLTSAELGLTGVEQVGDIPSPWPAFHIPAISWQQLPDLVGIAFALSIVALGQTISIAKALATRSGQVIDPNREFTGQGLSNMVGGFFSSYVSCGSLNRSLPNLEAGAKTPLSSVASALLLMVLIALFHNLLAYIPVPGISALLILVAWSLFDIRRWKSLWQLERVEFLIAASTAIATVAIRMEVAILLGTLLSLLLYLNRTSKPAVRPLGFTDRSRNRQLEEIGQMTSPSEALQCPQLAMIRMEGDIYFGATAHVSAKLNDLRNRPDAPKHLLIMSRSMNFIDLAGAELWEQERQSRKKMGGDLYFHRPRNDVIKMWRKTGFVERMGSNHIFLTKEQAIATIFSSLDHDICRGCNVRAFRECAQIPFEPSQKS, via the coding sequence ATGATAAAGCAAAGACTGACGAAGATATTTGGGGAATGGGTGCTTGATGTCAACGCCCGAAGCCTGCGCGTCGACATGACCGCGGGCCTGCTTGGGGCTGTGCTCGTACTACCCCAGGCTATTGCGTTCGCAATGCTGGCAGGGTTGCCAGCCGAGTATGGGCTTTATACCGCGATTATTCCCTGCATCATCGCAGCGCTGTTTGGCTCGAGTCGACATGTCATGTCCGGCCCGACCAACGCCAATTCGCTGGCACTGTTTGCCATGCTCACGCCCCTGGCCGTTGCGGGCTCGTCACAATACATTCAGCTCGCGCTGATCGTGACTGTACTGGTTGGTTTGATCCAAGCCGCCATCGGCCTGCTCAAACTCGGATCACTGGCCAACTTCATCTCGCCTGCCGTTCTGGGTGGTTTCACTAGTGGTGCCGCCATGCTGATTGCAGTGCATGCGATTGGCAGCGGCCTTGGCATCTCTGATGCGAGTGTTCACGGAACCTGGCCAACCTTGCAGCACTATGTCAGACACATCGATCAAGTCCACTGGGGAACGTTGATCGTCGCACTGCTGACTGGCATCGGAGCCTTGCTTGTGAAGCGATTTCTGGGAATGAGATGGCCCTTCATGCTGGTTGGACTGATTGCTGGAGCCGTTGCCGGCGTTCTACTGAATCTGACGTCCGCAGAACTTGGCCTGACGGGGGTAGAACAAGTAGGGGACATCCCCTCTCCTTGGCCTGCATTTCACATTCCAGCGATTTCGTGGCAACAACTCCCTGATCTCGTCGGCATTGCTTTTGCGCTGAGTATTGTGGCGCTCGGACAAACGATTTCAATTGCCAAAGCGCTCGCCACACGTTCTGGACAAGTGATTGATCCAAACCGGGAATTCACCGGCCAGGGTCTGTCCAACATGGTGGGTGGCTTTTTTTCTAGTTACGTGTCGTGTGGATCCCTGAACCGATCGTTACCCAATCTGGAAGCTGGCGCAAAAACTCCGCTGTCCAGTGTTGCCTCGGCGTTGCTGCTGATGGTGCTGATTGCTTTATTTCATAATCTGCTGGCTTACATCCCGGTTCCCGGCATATCAGCGCTACTCATTCTGGTCGCATGGTCTCTCTTCGATATCCGGCGCTGGAAATCACTTTGGCAGCTTGAGCGCGTGGAGTTCCTCATTGCGGCATCGACTGCCATTGCAACTGTTGCCATACGCATGGAAGTCGCGATTCTGCTTGGCACACTGCTGTCGCTGCTACTTTACCTGAACCGCACGTCCAAGCCAGCCGTGCGTCCTCTGGGATTCACCGACCGGTCCAGGAACCGGCAACTGGAAGAGATCGGCCAGATGACCAGTCCAAGCGAGGCACTCCAGTGCCCCCAGCTCGCCATGATCAGAATGGAAGGTGATATCTACTTCGGAGCCACCGCCCATGTATCGGCGAAACTCAACGACCTGCGAAACCGTCCGGATGCGCCGAAACATCTGCTCATCATGTCGCGGAGCATGAACTTTATCGATCTCGCGGGCGCAGAACTCTGGGAGCAAGAGCGACAATCGCGCAAGAAGATGGGTGGGGATCTCTACTTTCATCGACCTAGAAATGACGTCATTAAAATGTGGCGCAAAACTGGATTCGTCGAGCGTATGGGGTCAAACCACATCTTCCTGACCAAAGAACAAGCCATTGCCACCATTTTTTCCTCACTTGACCACGATATCTGCCGTGGCTGCAACGTCAGGGCGTTCAGGGAATGCGCACAAATCCCGTTCGAGCCATCGCAGAAAAGCTAG
- a CDS encoding universal stress protein yields MFKKILIPTDGSKLSAQAANAGVIFAKSTGAEVVALFVGQPFAATIGFDGMAAAYAITDEDYEKASAEQAKKYLQAVMDRAETAGVKATTEAVTNFNVADGIIDAYSKHKCDMIFMGSHGRSGLSRLLLGSVTAKVLSLAPGPVLVYRVKDDD; encoded by the coding sequence ATGTTCAAGAAAATTCTGATCCCAACCGATGGCTCCAAGCTGTCTGCACAGGCAGCCAATGCGGGTGTGATCTTCGCAAAATCCACTGGTGCCGAAGTGGTGGCGCTGTTTGTTGGCCAGCCTTTCGCTGCCACGATAGGGTTTGACGGTATGGCTGCTGCGTATGCAATTACCGATGAGGATTACGAGAAGGCATCTGCTGAACAGGCGAAAAAGTACCTTCAAGCTGTGATGGACCGTGCCGAAACTGCGGGTGTAAAGGCAACTACCGAAGCTGTGACCAACTTTAACGTGGCTGATGGCATCATTGACGCTTATAGCAAGCACAAGTGCGATATGATTTTTATGGGAAGTCACGGTCGTAGCGGTCTTTCCCGGCTATTGCTGGGAAGCGTGACGGCCAAGGTCCTCTCGCTGGCACCAGGACCAGTACTGGTCTATCGGGTCAAGGACGACGACTGA
- a CDS encoding TIGR01244 family sulfur transferase, whose protein sequence is MALPVQALSDDVSVAPQLSPQDMAAVAAAGYKSVIINRPDMEGGPEQPTSQSIMDAGLEAGLEVVYQPVVSGAMTQDDVTRFTQLMDSMPKPILAFCRTGTRCTVMYRAATGQG, encoded by the coding sequence ATGGCATTACCCGTTCAAGCTCTGAGTGACGATGTATCAGTTGCGCCTCAGTTGAGCCCACAGGATATGGCAGCTGTCGCAGCTGCAGGTTACAAGAGTGTCATTATCAACCGTCCTGACATGGAAGGGGGGCCAGAGCAGCCAACATCTCAGTCAATCATGGACGCAGGGCTTGAGGCCGGTCTTGAAGTTGTTTACCAACCGGTTGTTAGCGGTGCGATGACACAAGACGATGTCACCCGATTCACGCAGCTTATGGATAGTATGCCCAAGCCGATTCTGGCGTTTTGCAGGACAGGGACTCGCTGTACAGTGATGTACCGAGCAGCAACGGGCCAGGGCTGA
- a CDS encoding 4'-phosphopantetheinyl transferase family protein — MNRFHRQAHRVRFLVSHAMTREVIARQCGATPSCIEFRALAQGKPYISSPTALQKYFFNLTHSHDMAAIAISDSSPLGLDLEWLGRKGPDVSLAGRYFTQREYKDILKQPAHLQHQRLLRYWTLKEAYIKAEGWGLSAGLDSFEFILSDTKPPRLHICKPQATPRHAWQFQQFKLKDSHLVAIAGVAQQGETLQTDCTAWSP, encoded by the coding sequence ATGAACAGATTTCATCGCCAAGCGCATCGAGTCAGATTTCTTGTCAGTCATGCCATGACACGCGAGGTCATCGCCCGCCAATGCGGTGCAACACCGAGTTGCATCGAATTCCGCGCACTGGCACAAGGCAAGCCGTACATCTCGAGCCCGACCGCACTCCAAAAGTATTTTTTTAACTTAACACACTCTCACGACATGGCTGCCATTGCAATAAGCGACAGCAGTCCGCTCGGCCTTGATCTTGAGTGGCTGGGACGCAAGGGCCCGGATGTCTCGCTTGCCGGTCGCTATTTCACGCAAAGGGAATATAAGGACATTCTAAAGCAACCTGCTCACTTGCAACACCAGCGACTGCTAAGGTACTGGACCCTCAAAGAAGCCTATATCAAGGCAGAAGGCTGGGGATTGAGTGCTGGACTGGACAGTTTCGAGTTCATACTGTCGGACACCAAGCCTCCTCGGCTGCACATTTGCAAACCGCAGGCAACACCCAGGCATGCATGGCAGTTCCAGCAATTTAAACTAAAGGACTCACATCTGGTGGCGATTGCCGGCGTTGCTCAGCAAGGCGAGACTCTCCAGACCGATTGCACGGCCTGGTCACCCTGA